The following is a genomic window from Labeo rohita strain BAU-BD-2019 chromosome 15, IGBB_LRoh.1.0, whole genome shotgun sequence.
ccgatttgagcatccataaacaacacaaaacataggcatttttgagtttctgctagtgattcctatggagaaatatcacttcctgccctccagctgcatttcgcgccacagcaatgacgtcatgtgcaaacaacctattaTGGCTTAGTATCTCAAACTGTAATCTAATGGGCAATACTTCCGGTTCATTgtccactatagggaaatagcggaaaaaaaaaaaaaaaaaaagtttgtgcagtaaatggtaaaactatttgcactagtgtgcttataattaagatatattacattaaaataatatagcgAGACACACCAATTCGCAGTATCAAgtagcaaaacaagctgttttgtacagctaataGCAGCTGGACGCGGgcgcacccactcttatggaaAGAAAAAGTTGGAtgctttttgtcataattatgactttcgTTTCATGATGATTTactaaagcattttttaaaggatttttttcttatgtgatgGAAATTGACTTTCGTAtcagaaaaaagtaaaagttcAATAATGCAGGATGTTCTTAAAGCTTTTTTACTAAAggagatttttaaatgttaataggTGAAGGTAAACCTAATTATCCTGATTAATAACTTACATGTAAAGTAatgctatattatattatatcttgTCATCCtccaactgcagtttggaatTGAGGACCTGAAAGCCCTTCCCAAACAGACTGGATGCTGGGATGGAGTGAGAAATTATCAGGTAGACTAACATTGTTACATTCACTTATAGACATTCACTTACAGATTTATACACTTACAGATGTTTTCATGACATGTCAttaatcggccatattggcggcactgaaccgaacaaaacttgtatattttactcattattgctgctgaaaatggtcaattattgccatgttttggtctgtactaatcggtcagagcgggaaaaacatttggactgccaaaagttataacaaatcaaggagaagactGCAAAAAACTGTGTAAGGAACAAAAGGCGTGTGGTTGGCCAAAGTGAACCAGGTTtgatcttgacaacattcatgtttgttcttatcatttccagtcaggtaggtgaaatattaggctaatatcttaattaatactgcttgtacatctctttaccacctattaactttagcaCGTTTTCCTGTTTACTAAGTCCTTCCCTATataatttagcagcttccacacatttttttctgtggtttagacaacaTAAATGAGCAGAACTACATATTCAGTAGTGCGTTAatcgtgcaatccatgctgttgtttacatctgagtatctccaatatggccgcacaTCTGGGTGACTGATCAAatcgtgatgtaagtgcaaaccctctatactGAAACTTGAGACTTTTCTCCTCAGGCACGTAATTTCATGAGAGATATGAAGGTGGGCCAGCAGGCTTTCTTTTACCACAGTAACTGCAAACAGCCAGGTATTGCCGGCCTCATGAAGGTAAGGAGTCGCTACTGTAGAAgctttgacatttttataacaatagTGAGATTGATTTTCATGAACTATTTTTACAGATTGTAAAGGAGTCTTATGTGGACCATACGCAGTTTGACAAGAAAGACGCGCATTATGACCCCTCCAGCAAAGCAGACAAGCCTAAATGGAGTATGGTGTGTTTTACACGGACCACAAAAAGATTCATAAAGATAACTTACTATTTTTGCCATCAGAAATGACTGCAGATTAACTTTGTGTAGGTGGACGTTCAGCTTGAAAGGATGACCAAGCGTTTCATTCCTCTGACTGAGCTGAAGAAATATCACTTGCAGCACAAAGCTAAAGGTGGACCCTTAAAAGATATGGCCCTCTTCACCACGGCCAGACTATCAGTTCAACCCCTCACTGCAGGTTAGtcgtatttaaagggatagttcagacaaaaatgaaaattctgttgttaattactcaccttaatgttgttccaaatttgtaagacctttgttcatcttcagaacacaaattaaagtttatttgatgaaatccgagagctttctggccctgcgtagacaacaacgcaactgagatgttcaaggcctagaaaggtagtaaggacatcattaaaatagtgaCACTAGTGGttaaaccttaattttataaagctactttttgatgtcacatggacttttttaatCATGTCTTTagtacttttctgggccttgaatttGTCACTtgtgctgctgtctatgcaatgtaattattaacaacatttttttctattagctaaaataatgttatattgtattacatgtattttataatttattaaaattatatatataaaaaaaaagctgaattaatTCCAGCTGTTCCGCTATTTGGATTTGTGGACagtagctttttattttacttattttatttaatttttttacataattgttGGCTCATTCTTATTCTTTTCTTCCTTTCAGAGGAATTTGATTTTGTTCTAAGTTTGGAGAATGAAGATCCAATATGAAAATCATCATGAAAGTCTGTTTCATCTCATCCTGTTATGATTCTCTCTCACTTCTTTAAAACCTATAGAATAAAATGGTATAGTCGTTTATTTTATCTACACTCATGTAACCTTGAAGTACCAAATGATaatagtaaaacattttaagtttttttttttttttgttaataaaatatttgcttGCAGTGTTGtctctttcagaaaaaaaggaaatcatCTTGAATGCATAGGTTAGtaaaatttattacaatagGGCTGATTAAATGAGCCTTTTGCAGACGTTTTCACGGTTGCATGGCTGTTTATAGTCATCACCTGAACAGCTAATAAgctattaaacaaatatttagtaTAATACAGTGACATACACATTTAAGATTGGaaaattcactttaaaaatTAGTAGCAAACAAAGGATTTTCTCTATTACAGCTTTTAACTGCACTCTTGAGAATACTGGAACCTGCTGCCGACGATTCTGCTGTTTCTTATTAGTAGGAAATAAACACTTAAGACACCAaatcataagaaaaaaaatcaataatataaatattcatgaaAAGTTAGTAGTTCCCTTATTAGACATTGCTATGGAGGTCTTAATTTGTAATAGCCTAAATGATAGAATAACACTGTGCAGAGCTCTATGAAGAGTACATGAAGCGATAGATTTATAACAAAAGATCACAGTAAATCTCATTTTGGGCTCATTAAACAGGACAAAGTATAGAAGCTAGATTTCTCAGTGTACTAGACTGAAGCAAAATTTCAGCATAACAAGAGGAATGTATTCAGGCTTACAAGTTTATGACGAACAAATCAAACGTGTAGTATGAAAACAGCGGCGTACACATGAAAAGATCATTTCTGGCATTTCAAAACAGTTGGTCACTATTGTATGATGGAAATGTACGCAGTAttggaaaaagaaataaaaaaatactttgtaatCTATACACATTTAAGTAGTTAAGGACTGCCTTTTACAAGCTTTTGATCTCGAGAAGCGATGATTTCACTTTCTCTGCAAAAATCACTTGCCACATTGATCCCTTTgagattataaaatattattttgatgtaacaaggTTCGTTTGAGCTGTTGAGGGAACATCTAGTCAGTCTCCTCTTTGGCTTTTGCTGACGCAGTTTCAGAGTTTGATCCCTCGTATCTCTGGGCGGCAATGGTGGCCTGCTGGGACATACTTCTCCTCACAATATCGCTTTTCCTCCAGAGTGTGATCTCCTGTTGACAATGAACAGCAATGGATTTTACTCATACTTCAAGGCCAGGAAAATTCATGTGTAATATGTTACATTTAGCGATGTCAAAATTAGCGCGTTAACGCAGGTGGGGGCTAGGTTTGGCCACttcactcacaactgctgcttctgtctctcttctcttctcttggCAAGAAGTGCGTTTATTGAGTCACGGAACGTTTTTACGACCACATCAAATGGGAGACTTTTCAGATGCGCACTTTGCTTCAGCGGCAGGCGCTAGTCAAACGAGCGCAGTAAGGTACAAGAGTGAGTTTCAGTAGAACTACAGCGAACAGCAtctcagatgagatgttgtcagggcATATGTCAGTAAAACCGAATTTAGCTTTCCTGTCAGCCGTTATACTGCGCGCGTAGCGTGTGCTCTTCAAATGCatgcacaaatgtgaccctggatcacaaaaccagtcgtaagggtctttttttcaaaattgagatttatacatcatatgaaagctgaataaataagcttttcattgatgtatggtgtgttatgataggacaatatttggtcgggatacaactatttaaatgtatattgctaatcaaaaagttttcatacatttacagcaggaattttacaaaatatcttatcTTAAAAATGGGTTTTTGTGAAGATTGTTTGAcgttcacttaaattagaagttatttttttaaagtctaataaatgttaaaattgataacTCTCAATTACACTGTAATGTTAAATGTTAGATATGTAACGGCATTATCAAAATCGCGGTATCGTTATGGCAAAACTGTCACGATATTATCGTGATCACGCGGCGATATAAACCGATACATCTTCCGGGCAAagagtgtagtttttaaaatcaatttaaactaattattctaacataaaagtgtttaaagttgtgttttggggagggctgcacgattatggcaaaaatcataattgttgattatttccttgaaattgtaattgcgattattaattacgattatcacagtttacactgaatgatgttttgaatagctttataccattgtttgaagcaactgcatgccacatttttatatatagtttcctctttaaatataaagtacgtaaaaatttaaaaattaaaacaatgggAAAAAACcccttaagataacctgtagaaaaaaatacatgcacacacactcacacccacacctcttaagaaagcagaataatgtaagtggatttttttttttgtgtaacttttttttgtaactacgattacataattgtggcatctgtaattgtaatcacaattagaaattcgattaattgtgcagccctagttttgggccattatgctttgacacagtatctgtcaaacaaactaaaaccgaaagcacaatatgggttaatcccttcatcaagtctgttttcgcTGTGCGTTTCAAAGCGAAGCTCGTGATCTGATGTTTTCCGCGCCTCTGAATGTCTCCGcagtgaatgaatgcagtgaactcgtttattgcatgtgctgtgagtttagtgCACGTTTTGGAAACGCAACGGTCACCAGTTATGGTTTATTTTCatggcagatgattacagcatttcactagatttgtagtgagagtATTCctttttccttcaaaataaaagctttactgccgtttctgtcaaaataaaagtgcagtatgaattgctgacagctagcaGTTACATGGGTAACATTACTGcagttcaaattcaaaacgtCCTCTTCAAgcgtagaaattaggaaagaagtaATGTAATTTCCCTGCTGtctaaagcaaaaataatatacctatgaaatattcatttattttgcagtgcagttgttttacaatatatggccaTTAccatcattgtttttattattattattattgtgctgaaaaaatgctgaaacgttttcctgaaaaacaatttctttgagactgaagacagaaagacatgaacatcttggatgacaagggtgtgagtaaattatttgtaaattgttgttctggaagtgaacttctcctttacgTTTTCTTGGTTAAGAACATTAAgattatttagttgtttttttttaatcgattgacagtacaaaattacattatatgtgTAATACTGCACCTGTTGTTTGAAGTATCGTCGCTCTTCTTCATCTATAAGGACGAGGTTCAGGTAGTAACGCACAGAGAACTTCTTGTTGACGTCCTTCATGGTGGGTGTCATCTCGTATCCGGCTAGAAATAAACGAATGGGGATCGACTCACCTGAAAAGAATAAAGAGAGCAAAGCCATAACATTAGCGCATgtgaaaataatgcattacagtaaaGTATTTAAAGAGAGAGTACAACcagaaataaatgaaagttcagtcattaattactcaccctcatgtcgttccaaacccgtaagaccttcgttaatcttcagaacaaaagatatttttgatgaaacccgagagctttttgaccctgcatgttcaaggcccagaaaggtagtaaggacattgttaaaatagtccatgtgacatcagtggttcaacattaattttatgaagctggagagtactttttgtgcacaacaaaaaacaaaaacaacaaagtcatggtactcttgtgaaggTGTGAAGAAGacattttgtgc
Proteins encoded in this region:
- the thyn1 gene encoding thymocyte nuclear protein 1, with translation MPPKKTARSGAKSAKHTDADAQHGEGSDDVAQLKTGKRKRSAGVKSDVEKKKNDDASKTSYSHWLMKSEPESRIENGVDVKFGIEDLKALPKQTGCWDGVRNYQARNFMRDMKVGQQAFFYHSNCKQPGIAGLMKIVKESYVDHTQFDKKDAHYDPSSKADKPKWSMVDVQLERMTKRFIPLTELKKYHLQHKAKGGPLKDMALFTTARLSVQPLTAEEFDFVLSLENEDPI